The window CTCGAGGGGGAGTTCCCGCAGGGCGAATGCTGGGTGCAGATCCACCACGCGGCACTCATGCAGGCGGTGTTCAACCTCGTGCAGAACGCCGGCGAGGCGATGCGCGACGCCACATCCGGCGAGGTACGCGTCCTGGCGTCTCAGCGCGACGACGAGATCCTCCTGGCCGTGAGCGACACGGGCCCGGGCATGAGCGAGGACGTGCTGGCCCGGTGCATGGAGCCGTTCTTCTCCACCAAGACGCGAGACGTCTCGACCGGGCTCGGGCTGGCGCTCGTGCACGGGCTGGTCAAGCAGGCCGGGGGCGTGGTCGAGCTCGTCTCCGCCCTGGGCCGCGGCACGACGTTCACCCTGCGGCTGAAGCCCGGGTTGCCCGACGTGCCCGCCGTGCCCGTCGGGCGTCGACGCCGCGCCTGCGTCGACATCCGCGACGCGCGGCTTCGGGCGATCATCACCGCCGATCTGCGGCACCTGGCGTTCGATATCGAGCCGAGCGCCCGGAGCGAGGCCGACCTGGTCATCACCGACGCACCGCCCGCGGACGTTCCGCCCGGCGTCCCGACCATCGCGCTCGTGGAGCCGGGCGAGGCGCCGGCCGGGTGCATCGCCATCGGCCTGCGCCCGCGGGTGGAAGTGATCCGCGAGGCCATCCGTCGGGGGGCGAACGGTGCGCCGCGGGCCGTGGCCCCGCCGGTGCCGAGCGCACCAGGGGGCGCCCCGTGATGTCCGGCCCGCCCGCCGACGAGGTCATCAGCGTGCTGTGCGTCGACGACAATCAGTTCGTCGTCGAGGCGATCGCGATGAAGCTCTCGCGCACGAAGGGGTTCTCGTGGAAGGGGGAGCTCTCGCGGGCCGACACGCTCACGGAGACGGTGGTGCGAGACTGCCCGTCGCTGGTGCTGCTCGACATCGACATGCCCGGGCGAGACCCGTTCGAGGCGATCAAGGACCTGGTCGCGCACTGCCCGAGCACCCGGGTGGTGGTCTTCAGCGGGCACGTGCGCCGGGACCTGGTGGAGCGAGCGGTCGATGTCGGAGTCTGGGGGTATGTGTCCAAGAACGACGGCGAGGACGAGCTCCTCGCCGTGCTGCGGCGCGTGTCGAACGCCGAGTTCGCGCTGAGCCCGGAGGTCCAGCGTGTCTATCACCCCTGACGCCGCCGCGGACGCGACGATCCGCGTCCTGGTCATCGACGACTCGCCCGACATCACCGACCTGTTCGCGCGCCTCATCAGCGCGCAGCGCGGGCTGGCGTGCGTGGGCACGCTGCACCACGCCGAGGACCTCGCCGGGCACGCCGCCCGTCTGCGCCCGCACGTCATCGTCCTGGATCTCACGATGCCTGGGAAGGACCCGCTCGACGCCATCGCCGAACTCGAGCGCGCGTGCCCCCAGGTGCGGGTCGTGGGCTTCAGCGGGTACGACTCGCCCCGTATGGCGGACGCGGTGCTGAACGCGGGCGGCTGGGGGCTGATCTCCAAGCACGGCGAGGTGGCCGACGTGATCGAGGCGATCCGCGACGTCGCGAGCGGAGAGGTCGTCGTGCGGCGGGGCGTCTGATCCGCGCCCGCGTGACACGCTTCTCACACCGCTCTTACCCGTGGTTCGCGCATCGCCCGCATGCTCTCCCGTTAAGGAGGCTGCCTGTGACGCTGTACACGATCCTTGGTGTGATTCACTTCATTCTCTTCATCATCGCGGCGTTCGAGATCATCGCGTCCGGGAAGTCGCTGGGCGCCAAGGTCCTCTGGCTGCTGGTCATCCTGCTGCTGCCGATCATCGGGCTGATCATCTATTACCTGATGGGACGCAGTGCGAAGACCATCTGATCTGCCGTGCATGTCGTGCGCCCGGGCGGGCACCGCGCCGTCCGCCGCGCGGAACCCTGCCGGTGCGCTAGAAATGCGCAAAGATCCTCCGGCTGTGCGCATCGGCCCCCCCAGCGGGGGCGGGCCCCGCACGTCCCGCTAGACTGGCCTCCCCGCGCCACGTGGGCGCGTCCGGAGGTTTCATGCTGCGCACCCGGCTCGAGCGTTCGCCCGCCATCGCCACCGTGCTCTTCGCCATGGCGGTGTCGTTCACCACCTACCTCTGCATGTACGCGTTCCGCAGGCCGTTCACCGCGGGCACGTTCGCCGACCTCACGTTCCTGGGCACGGGGATCAACGCCAAGACCGCGTATGTCATCAGCCAGTTGCTCGGGTACACGGTGTCGAAGTACATCGGCGTCAAGATCTGCTCCGAGATGACCCGTTCGCGCCGTGCCGCGGCCCTCGTGCTCCTCATCGCCATCGCGCAGGTCACGCTCGTGCTGTTCGCCGTGCTGCCCAAGGACCTCAAGGCGCTCGCCATGTTCGCCAACGGGCTGCCGCTGGGCATGGTCTGGGGGCTGGTCGTGTGGTATCTCGAAGGACGGCGAGCGTCCGAGGCGCTGCTCGCCGGGCTCTCGTGCTCGTTCATCGTGGG of the Planctomycetota bacterium genome contains:
- a CDS encoding response regulator transcription factor, with translation MSGPPADEVISVLCVDDNQFVVEAIAMKLSRTKGFSWKGELSRADTLTETVVRDCPSLVLLDIDMPGRDPFEAIKDLVAHCPSTRVVVFSGHVRRDLVERAVDVGVWGYVSKNDGEDELLAVLRRVSNAEFALSPEVQRVYHP
- a CDS encoding response regulator transcription factor — its product is MSITPDAAADATIRVLVIDDSPDITDLFARLISAQRGLACVGTLHHAEDLAGHAARLRPHVIVLDLTMPGKDPLDAIAELERACPQVRVVGFSGYDSPRMADAVLNAGGWGLISKHGEVADVIEAIRDVASGEVVVRRGV
- a CDS encoding PLDc N-terminal domain-containing protein — protein: MTLYTILGVIHFILFIIAAFEIIASGKSLGAKVLWLLVILLLPIIGLIIYYLMGRSAKTI